One segment of Myxococcus guangdongensis DNA contains the following:
- a CDS encoding DNA cytosine methyltransferase, whose product MMDQGLIIDLFAGGGGAGTGIAAAVGREPDIALNHDPVAMAVYKANHTTTICRPENVWKTPPRQVVALAQRRGKRVWILWASPDCTHFSKAKGAKPRRKDIRSLAFVVTHYARDVSPQFIFLENVEEFVDWGPLYTVGHVMPDGRVLEEGDQLIDMPIPERAGEDFQRFVGELRLLGYSVDWRLITASEHGAPTKRKRLFLVARRDGLPVSWPAPTHGPGLLPVRTAAECIDWSIPVQSIFGRRKPLVPNTLRRVAQGIRKYVFENPAPFVLTIDQQSTRDTARPVDEPLSTIVTKARHALVAHTLIQVGYGERKGQAARTLDLHAPLGTIMAQGRKHALVSAFLREHRLAASFIAKGYGGHASPGIRADGPLDTITTQDHHHLAAVAFERPESAASNHVNEVRAFLSAYYGEGSEGQRLTEPLRTITTKARLGLVTVASVDYQFVDIGLRMLEPSELLRAQFGDHAKGYDLSAATSKADKVRLIGNSVCPDAAAAVVRANVGGAVVRRRAA is encoded by the coding sequence ATGATGGACCAGGGGCTCATCATCGACCTGTTCGCCGGTGGCGGTGGCGCGGGCACCGGCATCGCCGCTGCCGTCGGACGGGAGCCGGACATCGCCCTCAACCACGACCCGGTGGCGATGGCCGTCTACAAGGCCAACCACACCACCACCATCTGCAGGCCCGAGAACGTGTGGAAGACGCCGCCACGGCAGGTGGTCGCGCTCGCGCAGCGCCGCGGGAAGCGGGTGTGGATTCTGTGGGCCTCCCCGGACTGCACCCACTTCTCTAAGGCGAAGGGCGCCAAGCCCAGACGCAAGGACATCCGCTCGCTGGCCTTCGTCGTGACGCACTACGCGCGCGACGTGTCGCCGCAGTTCATCTTCCTGGAGAACGTCGAGGAGTTCGTCGATTGGGGCCCGTTGTACACGGTGGGCCACGTCATGCCCGACGGGCGGGTCCTCGAGGAAGGGGACCAGCTCATCGACATGCCCATCCCCGAGCGCGCGGGCGAGGACTTCCAGCGGTTCGTCGGTGAGTTGCGGCTGCTCGGGTACAGCGTCGACTGGCGACTCATCACGGCGAGTGAGCACGGGGCGCCGACGAAGCGAAAGCGGCTCTTCCTCGTGGCGCGCCGGGACGGGCTCCCCGTCTCCTGGCCTGCGCCGACCCACGGGCCTGGACTTCTGCCGGTTCGGACTGCGGCGGAGTGCATCGACTGGAGCATCCCCGTCCAGAGCATCTTCGGACGCCGGAAGCCGCTCGTGCCGAACACGCTCCGACGCGTCGCGCAGGGCATCCGCAAGTACGTGTTCGAGAACCCCGCGCCGTTCGTCCTCACCATCGATCAACAGAGCACGCGGGACACCGCGCGCCCTGTGGACGAGCCGCTCTCCACCATCGTGACGAAGGCCCGCCATGCACTGGTTGCACACACGCTCATCCAGGTCGGCTACGGAGAGCGGAAGGGGCAGGCCGCGCGGACGCTGGACCTGCACGCGCCGCTGGGCACCATCATGGCCCAGGGGCGCAAGCACGCCCTGGTGAGCGCCTTCCTTCGTGAGCACCGCCTCGCGGCTTCCTTCATCGCGAAGGGCTACGGCGGACACGCGTCGCCGGGCATCCGCGCCGACGGGCCCCTGGACACCATCACCACCCAGGACCACCACCACCTCGCGGCTGTCGCGTTCGAGCGTCCCGAGTCCGCTGCGTCGAACCACGTGAACGAGGTCCGCGCCTTCCTCTCCGCGTACTACGGGGAGGGCAGCGAAGGGCAGCGCCTGACGGAGCCCCTCCGGACCATCACCACCAAGGCCCGCCTCGGACTGGTGACGGTCGCCTCCGTCGACTATCAGTTCGTCGACATCGGCCTCCGGATGCTGGAGCCGAGCGAACTCCTCCGTGCCCAGTTCGGGGACCACGCCAAGGGCTACGACTTGAGCGCGGCCACGTCGAAGGCAGACAAGGTCCGCCTCATCGGCAACAGCGTGTGCCCGGACGCGGCGGCGGCTGTTGTCCGGGCGAATGTCGGCGGCGCCGTTGTGCGCAGGAGGGCGGCATGA
- a CDS encoding helix-turn-helix domain-containing protein gives MNENTKSLVKQVGKYIQKQRTERKLTQEELAERADISVSYLSMLERGERAPHLQTLLALSAALDVSVATLVSLGDAPQEGDVSAGLRSFITYRGLSASQVGQLESVARVLFPAGGDS, from the coding sequence GTGAACGAGAACACGAAGTCGTTGGTCAAGCAGGTGGGCAAGTACATCCAGAAGCAGCGCACCGAGCGCAAGTTGACGCAGGAGGAGCTCGCGGAGCGGGCCGACATCAGCGTCTCGTACCTGTCCATGCTGGAGCGCGGCGAGCGTGCGCCGCACCTCCAGACGCTGTTGGCCCTGTCCGCGGCGCTGGACGTGTCGGTGGCGACGCTGGTGTCGCTGGGCGACGCGCCGCAGGAGGGGGACGTGAGCGCTGGGCTGCGCTCCTTCATCACGTACCGCGGGCTCTCCGCCTCGCAGGTGGGCCAGCTCGAGTCCGTGGCCCGGGTGCTGTTCCCGGCTGGAGGTGACTCGTGA
- a CDS encoding LexA family protein, which yields MTACNLRPPPEHGSARGQPTSLQLAVLVYTCAFIAARGEPPSVHELSERFGWKSPNGAADVLRRLAARGLVALRKRRHRSLRVTEDGCAARARCLREQTALFGEYNHVSEGAP from the coding sequence ATGACGGCGTGCAACCTTCGTCCGCCACCTGAGCACGGCTCCGCGCGTGGCCAGCCGACGAGCCTCCAGCTCGCCGTCCTTGTCTACACCTGCGCCTTCATCGCCGCGCGCGGCGAGCCGCCCAGCGTCCACGAGCTGAGCGAGCGCTTCGGGTGGAAGTCCCCCAACGGCGCGGCGGATGTCCTGCGGCGCCTGGCCGCGCGGGGACTCGTCGCGTTGAGGAAGCGTCGACACCGGAGCCTCCGGGTGACGGAGGACGGCTGTGCCGCACGGGCCCGGTGCCTGCGAGAGCAGACGGCGCTCTTCGGCGAGTACAACCACGTCAGCGAGGGCGCGCCATGA
- a CDS encoding DUF6884 domain-containing protein: MSAPLRIGLVGCGKAKLAHAAPACQLYTGSLFRGALQVASARCGVNVMVLSAKHGLVPLDVCMEPYELSLLRLTRCQREAWGELVMNELEWRFEVPEAELLVFAGAPYVDALRSRLPVGWTLVEPLAGLQIGERLAWLARERAALCAGARVEEVARG; encoded by the coding sequence GTGAGCGCGCCTCTGCGAATCGGACTGGTGGGCTGCGGCAAGGCGAAGCTGGCCCACGCCGCGCCCGCGTGCCAGCTCTACACGGGCTCCCTCTTCAGGGGGGCTCTCCAGGTTGCCTCCGCTCGCTGTGGCGTGAACGTCATGGTGCTGAGTGCCAAGCACGGACTCGTCCCGCTCGACGTGTGCATGGAGCCCTATGAGCTGTCGTTGCTGCGACTCACCCGCTGCCAGCGGGAGGCGTGGGGCGAGTTGGTGATGAACGAGCTGGAGTGGCGCTTCGAGGTGCCGGAGGCCGAGTTGCTGGTCTTCGCGGGCGCGCCGTACGTCGACGCCCTGCGCTCCCGGCTGCCCGTCGGGTGGACGTTGGTGGAGCCCCTGGCGGGACTGCAAATCGGCGAGCGCCTGGCGTGGCTGGCTCGGGAGCGCGCCGCTCTCTGTGCTGGGGCTCGCGTGGAGGAGGTGGCCCGTGGGTGA
- a CDS encoding PP2C family protein-serine/threonine phosphatase translates to MAERLSFGAAGCTERGLRTSQEDALGHEVGPVVSVFAVADGLGGHPNGDVASQAAVDSVVGLAQLPTAEAAPSLDALARNAVSAAHRVVLGTGGCTTLALLLLSGTQAVVAHVGDSRVYRLRGCSLEQLTEDHREERHVLNRCLGATSPDCSAEPDVQVLESMPGDVWLLVTDGVADTLEHESLREVLAELPTLAARWAAEELVRRALDAGSRDNCTALVVSVGGAR, encoded by the coding sequence ATGGCTGAGCGCCTCTCTTTCGGTGCGGCCGGATGCACGGAGCGCGGGCTGCGCACCAGCCAGGAAGACGCCCTGGGGCACGAGGTGGGCCCGGTGGTGTCCGTCTTCGCGGTAGCGGATGGCCTGGGCGGGCACCCCAACGGGGACGTGGCCAGCCAGGCCGCCGTGGACTCAGTGGTGGGGCTCGCCCAACTGCCGACGGCCGAGGCGGCGCCCTCGCTGGACGCCCTCGCGCGCAACGCGGTGTCGGCCGCCCACCGTGTGGTGCTGGGCACCGGAGGCTGCACGACGCTGGCCCTGCTGCTGCTGTCAGGCACGCAGGCCGTGGTGGCCCACGTGGGTGACTCCCGGGTTTACCGGCTGCGTGGTTGCTCCTTGGAGCAACTCACCGAGGACCACCGGGAAGAGCGGCACGTCCTCAACCGCTGCCTGGGCGCGACGTCCCCTGACTGCTCAGCGGAGCCCGACGTCCAGGTGTTGGAGTCCATGCCCGGAGACGTGTGGCTCCTCGTCACGGACGGGGTGGCCGACACGCTCGAGCACGAGTCCCTCCGCGAGGTGCTGGCCGAGCTCCCCACTCTCGCCGCGCGCTGGGCGGCCGAGGAGCTGGTGCGCCGCGCACTGGACGCCGGCAGCCGCGACAACTGCACAGCCCTGGTTGTGTCGGTGGGAGGTGCGCGATGA
- a CDS encoding XTP/dITP diphosphatase, producing the protein MSAALPKLLFATTNKGKLRELRQLVGDSVEVVSLADLPPVPEPEEDGDTFEANAVKKAVAYARATGLPALADDSGLCVDALDGQPGVLSARYAPGDDKDRYEKLLSELRGVPDEKRTASFRCALALAWPDGRTHVEEGRCEGRIGHAPRGEHGFGYDPVFMLLDSGRSLAELTAEEKSAISHRGAAFRKMKPKLLSLASRP; encoded by the coding sequence ATGAGCGCGGCGCTCCCGAAGCTGCTCTTCGCCACCACCAACAAGGGGAAGCTGCGCGAGCTGCGCCAGCTGGTGGGGGACTCGGTGGAGGTGGTGTCGCTCGCGGACCTGCCGCCGGTGCCGGAGCCCGAGGAGGACGGCGACACCTTCGAGGCCAACGCGGTGAAGAAGGCGGTGGCGTACGCGCGGGCCACGGGCCTGCCGGCGCTCGCGGACGACTCGGGGCTGTGCGTGGACGCGCTCGACGGCCAGCCCGGGGTGCTGTCCGCCCGCTACGCGCCCGGCGACGACAAGGACCGCTACGAGAAGCTGCTCTCGGAGCTGCGCGGAGTGCCCGACGAGAAGCGCACCGCTTCGTTCCGCTGCGCGCTGGCGCTGGCGTGGCCGGATGGGCGCACGCACGTGGAGGAGGGGCGGTGCGAGGGGCGCATCGGCCACGCGCCGCGCGGTGAGCACGGCTTCGGGTACGACCCCGTCTTCATGCTTCTGGACAGTGGCCGGTCGCTCGCGGAGCTCACCGCCGAGGAGAAGTCCGCCATCTCCCACCGGGGCGCGGCCTTCCGGAAGATGAAGCCGAAGCTGCTCTCGCTCGCCTCGCGTCCGTGA
- the rph gene encoding ribonuclease PH, translating into MRSFQRGALDLRPVILTPGVSRYAEGSVQVEFGNTKVLITCSTEERVPPHLMGKGTGWVTAEYGMLPRATHTRNHREAAKGKQTGRTMEIQRLIGRSLRAAVDLSTLGPRTLTLDCDVLQADGGTRTASITGAYVAVVLALRSLQKQGTLTKQPKLTPMAAVSVGVVNGEVRVDLDYEEDSKADVDLNIVATGDGRMVEVQGTAEHQLFDRKTMDAMLDGGLAAIHQLVAAQAKALE; encoded by the coding sequence GTGCGTTCCTTCCAACGTGGTGCACTGGACCTTCGCCCCGTCATCCTCACGCCTGGAGTGTCCCGCTACGCGGAGGGCTCCGTGCAGGTGGAGTTCGGCAACACCAAGGTGCTCATCACCTGCTCCACCGAGGAGCGCGTGCCCCCGCACCTGATGGGGAAGGGGACCGGCTGGGTGACGGCCGAGTACGGCATGCTCCCGCGCGCCACGCACACGCGAAACCACCGCGAGGCGGCCAAGGGCAAGCAGACCGGCCGCACCATGGAGATCCAGCGCCTCATCGGCCGCTCCCTGCGCGCGGCGGTGGACCTGTCCACGCTGGGGCCGCGCACCCTGACGCTGGACTGTGACGTGCTCCAGGCGGACGGCGGCACGCGCACGGCGTCGATTACCGGCGCCTATGTGGCGGTGGTGCTCGCGCTGCGCTCGCTGCAGAAGCAGGGCACGCTCACCAAGCAGCCCAAGCTCACCCCCATGGCCGCGGTGTCCGTGGGCGTGGTGAACGGGGAGGTGCGCGTGGACCTGGACTACGAGGAGGACTCCAAGGCGGACGTGGACCTCAACATCGTCGCCACGGGAGATGGACGCATGGTGGAGGTGCAGGGCACCGCCGAACACCAGCTCTTCGACCGCAAGACGATGGACGCGATGCTCGACGGGGGGCTCGCCGCCATCCATCAGCTCGTCGCCGCGCAGGCCAAGGCGCTCGAATGA
- a CDS encoding N-acetylmuramoyl-L-alanine amidase family protein, with amino-acid sequence MTSSSRSLLFLLACLCWVPVTAGAGERPARIVIDPGHGGLKEGAKGPGALREKEVALQIAHRLRSKLEAAGGEVYLTRERDALVSLTERVEMTNDHGADLFISIHANSMPTPRMRARTEGVETYFLSASASGEAALAVADRENSEAPMSRAARGDSTLALILDDLVRTEAHSDSSRLAYAIHPRLVSRTRATDRGVQQAPFFVLSGVECPAVLVEVGYISHPEEGLKLGRGDYQEKLAEAISEGVLAFLKDTRRRDAARPAQVAGSQTP; translated from the coding sequence ATGACGTCGTCCTCCCGCTCCCTGCTGTTCCTCCTCGCGTGCCTCTGCTGGGTTCCCGTCACGGCGGGAGCCGGCGAGCGCCCCGCGCGCATCGTCATCGACCCGGGCCATGGCGGCCTGAAGGAAGGCGCCAAGGGCCCCGGCGCGCTGCGCGAGAAGGAGGTGGCGCTGCAGATTGCCCACCGCCTGCGCTCGAAGCTGGAGGCCGCTGGCGGCGAGGTGTACCTGACGCGCGAGCGCGACGCGCTGGTGAGCCTCACCGAGCGCGTGGAGATGACGAACGACCACGGCGCGGACCTCTTCATCTCCATCCACGCCAACTCCATGCCCACGCCCCGCATGCGGGCTCGCACCGAGGGGGTGGAGACATACTTCCTGTCGGCCAGCGCGTCGGGTGAGGCGGCGCTCGCGGTGGCGGACCGGGAGAACTCGGAGGCGCCCATGTCGAGGGCGGCGCGCGGCGACTCGACGCTGGCGCTCATCCTCGATGACCTGGTGCGCACGGAGGCGCACTCGGACTCGTCCCGGCTGGCCTACGCCATCCATCCCCGGCTGGTGTCGCGCACGCGGGCGACGGACCGGGGCGTGCAGCAGGCGCCCTTCTTCGTGCTCTCCGGCGTGGAGTGTCCGGCGGTGCTCGTGGAGGTGGGCTACATCTCCCATCCGGAGGAGGGCCTGAAGCTGGGGCGGGGGGACTACCAGGAGAAGCTGGCCGAGGCCATCAGCGAGGGCGTGCTCGCCTTCCTGAAGGACACGCGCCGCAGGGACGCCGCCCGGCCGGCCCAGGTGGCGGGCTCGCAGACGCCCTGA
- the selD gene encoding selenide, water dikinase SelD has product MKRLRLTELSHCAGCAAKLRAGDLAQLLGGLKSSRPPQALVGFNTNDDAAVYRLAPGLAVVETVDFFPPVVDDPFQFGAIAAANAMSDIWAMGAKPLFALNLVGFPDSLPKSVLARILEGGQSKVEEAGIPILGGHSIRDPEPKYGLAVTGVVHPKKVLTNAGSKPGDVLLLTKPLGTGIATTAIKRGVASKQLQKNVIGVMTTLNRAAGEVFASGKFKVNALTDVTGYGLLGHLLEMMTAAKTRAAVDLERVPLIAEVPSLAEEGVVPGGTKSNLEHVRKKVRFPKGLPEAIQWVLADAQTNGGLLASVPAKDAVKALKALDKAGVDAALLGEVRAGRPGIDVIG; this is encoded by the coding sequence GTGAAGCGCCTGCGCCTCACCGAGCTGAGTCACTGCGCGGGTTGCGCGGCGAAGCTGCGAGCCGGGGACCTGGCCCAACTGCTGGGAGGGCTCAAGTCCTCCCGGCCCCCGCAGGCGCTGGTGGGCTTCAACACGAATGACGACGCGGCCGTCTACCGCCTCGCGCCCGGCCTCGCCGTGGTGGAGACGGTGGACTTCTTCCCGCCCGTGGTGGACGACCCGTTCCAGTTCGGCGCCATCGCCGCGGCGAACGCGATGTCGGACATCTGGGCCATGGGGGCGAAGCCGCTGTTCGCGCTCAACCTCGTGGGCTTCCCGGACAGCCTTCCCAAGTCCGTGCTGGCGCGCATCCTCGAGGGCGGGCAGTCCAAGGTGGAGGAGGCGGGCATCCCCATCCTCGGCGGCCACAGCATCCGAGACCCCGAGCCGAAGTACGGCCTGGCCGTCACCGGCGTGGTGCACCCCAAGAAGGTGCTCACCAACGCGGGCTCGAAGCCGGGGGACGTGCTGCTGCTCACCAAGCCGCTGGGCACGGGCATCGCCACCACCGCCATCAAGCGGGGCGTGGCCTCCAAGCAGCTGCAGAAGAACGTCATCGGCGTGATGACCACGCTCAACCGCGCCGCGGGCGAGGTCTTCGCCTCCGGGAAGTTCAAGGTGAACGCCCTGACGGACGTGACGGGCTACGGCCTGTTGGGCCACCTGTTGGAGATGATGACGGCCGCGAAGACGCGCGCGGCGGTGGACCTGGAGCGCGTGCCGCTCATCGCCGAGGTGCCCTCGCTGGCCGAGGAGGGTGTGGTGCCGGGCGGGACGAAGTCGAACCTGGAGCACGTGCGGAAGAAGGTCCGCTTCCCCAAGGGGCTCCCCGAGGCCATCCAGTGGGTGCTCGCGGACGCGCAGACCAACGGCGGCCTGTTGGCCAGCGTGCCCGCGAAGGACGCGGTCAAGGCGCTCAAGGCCCTGGACAAGGCCGGGGTGGACGCGGCGCTCCTGGGCGAGGTCCGGGCGGGCCGTCCGGGCATCGACGTCATCGGCTGA
- a CDS encoding DUF4388 domain-containing protein, producing MDISKTYALKFISGKYQGGEFPLKAEKQIVIGRSSELDMVLVEDMVSRKHAKISFSNGKITIEDLGSTNGTFVNGEKVKQSGLKEGDRILIGTSILKLVHQGADGANVDESTAKLKLEEAAAAQAARTTTKGSSMTGKIEEIPLPDLLQLFHTSKKNGVLVVNSTQEGKIYLRQGRVYYAVINENHNLGPQKSFNRIITWESGDFELRPADSQEFMVELDSSTEALLMDALRQLDELKRLQPSLPPPEAMLQLSVPLVPPLKELTPELLDVLQLVLNQGTLAGVLDRADADDVVTAEGLVHLLKREYVRII from the coding sequence ATGGATATCTCGAAGACCTATGCCCTGAAGTTCATCTCCGGGAAGTACCAGGGCGGAGAGTTCCCCCTGAAGGCGGAGAAGCAGATCGTCATCGGCCGCTCCAGCGAGCTGGACATGGTGCTCGTGGAGGACATGGTCTCGCGCAAGCACGCGAAGATCAGCTTCTCCAATGGGAAGATCACCATCGAGGACCTGGGCTCCACCAACGGCACCTTCGTCAACGGCGAGAAGGTGAAGCAGTCGGGGCTCAAGGAGGGGGACCGCATCCTCATCGGTACCTCCATCCTCAAGCTCGTGCACCAGGGCGCCGACGGCGCCAACGTGGACGAGAGCACGGCCAAGCTGAAGCTGGAGGAGGCCGCCGCCGCCCAGGCCGCGCGGACCACCACCAAGGGCAGCTCCATGACGGGGAAGATTGAGGAAATCCCCCTGCCGGACCTGCTCCAGCTCTTCCACACCTCCAAGAAGAACGGCGTGCTGGTGGTCAACAGCACCCAAGAGGGGAAGATCTACCTGCGCCAGGGCCGCGTGTACTACGCGGTCATCAACGAGAACCACAACCTGGGGCCGCAGAAGAGCTTCAACCGCATCATCACCTGGGAGTCGGGTGACTTCGAGCTGCGGCCGGCGGACAGCCAGGAGTTCATGGTGGAGCTGGACTCGTCCACCGAGGCGCTGCTGATGGACGCGCTCCGTCAGCTCGACGAGCTCAAGCGGCTGCAGCCGAGCCTGCCGCCTCCGGAGGCCATGCTCCAGCTGTCGGTGCCGCTGGTGCCGCCGCTCAAGGAGCTGACGCCGGAGCTATTGGACGTGCTCCAGCTCGTGCTCAACCAGGGCACGCTGGCCGGGGTGCTGGACCGGGCGGACGCGGATGACGTCGTCACCGCCGAGGGCCTGGTGCACCTGCTCAAGCGCGAGTACGTCCGCATCATCTAG
- a CDS encoding tetratricopeptide repeat protein translates to MEEPLKQLLTLGRGYFEKKQYAQAEQYLAKIVEQNPTFADVFNMLGIIYHDQGQFARAQRAFESALNLNPAYTEAALNLAVIYNDMGKYAEAKEVYQAALSRQKTGPGELDPYVEKKIANMYGEIGDVFASSGAWQRAIEEYRRALGLCPQFVDIRLKLGNALRDAGDNAAAIAEYEQVIAQNPSYIPGRIQYGVALYSAGRRAEAVQVWEDVLARSPDNKSAQMYLNLVKDPGKVEQAG, encoded by the coding sequence ATGGAAGAGCCCCTCAAGCAGCTACTGACCCTCGGGCGCGGCTACTTCGAGAAGAAGCAGTACGCCCAGGCCGAGCAGTACCTCGCGAAGATCGTCGAGCAGAATCCGACGTTCGCGGACGTGTTCAACATGCTCGGCATCATCTACCACGACCAGGGCCAGTTCGCCCGGGCCCAGCGGGCGTTCGAGTCCGCGCTGAACCTGAATCCGGCGTACACCGAAGCGGCGCTCAATCTCGCGGTCATCTACAACGACATGGGCAAGTACGCCGAGGCGAAGGAGGTCTACCAGGCCGCCTTGTCCCGGCAGAAGACGGGCCCCGGGGAGCTGGACCCCTACGTCGAGAAGAAGATCGCCAACATGTACGGCGAGATTGGCGACGTGTTCGCCTCGAGCGGCGCATGGCAGCGCGCCATCGAGGAGTACCGCCGCGCGCTGGGCCTGTGTCCGCAGTTCGTGGACATCCGCCTCAAGCTGGGCAATGCCCTGCGCGACGCGGGTGACAACGCGGCGGCCATCGCCGAGTACGAACAGGTCATCGCGCAGAACCCGTCCTACATCCCCGGCCGTATTCAGTACGGGGTGGCGCTGTACTCCGCGGGACGCAGGGCGGAGGCGGTGCAGGTGTGGGAGGACGTGCTGGCGCGCAGCCCTGACAACAAGAGCGCGCAGATGTACCTCAACCTGGTGAAGGACCCCGGCAAGGTGGAGCAGGCGGGTTGA
- a CDS encoding outer membrane protein assembly factor BamD: MRSVVAFLTVVLLFASGCSTLSGSQGGDPDYAADAEENLRLGSEALENKDFFKAQKYFEYVRVKYPYQEAAREAELRLADLDFAREAFAEARDQYQAFIKLHPTHAKVDYAAYRSALTHVEDFPSDFFALPPSKEKDQGEIRAALSTMEEFLRQYPDSQYVPEAKRHADDARKRLAEHELYVARFYTKRERWKAVAQRLESLLTKYPGTQYEEEALFDLHEAYVKLNDPKRAEETLRQVLRRLPGTPAAQKAQRMLGT, from the coding sequence ATGCGTTCCGTCGTCGCCTTCCTGACCGTCGTCCTCTTGTTCGCCTCGGGTTGCTCCACCCTCTCCGGCTCCCAGGGTGGAGACCCCGACTACGCCGCCGACGCGGAGGAGAACCTCCGGCTCGGCAGCGAGGCGCTGGAGAACAAGGACTTCTTCAAGGCCCAGAAGTACTTCGAGTACGTCCGGGTGAAGTACCCGTACCAGGAAGCCGCCCGCGAGGCGGAGCTGCGCCTGGCGGACCTGGACTTCGCCCGCGAGGCCTTCGCCGAGGCCCGGGACCAGTACCAGGCCTTCATCAAGCTCCACCCCACGCACGCCAAGGTGGACTACGCCGCCTACCGCTCGGCGCTCACCCACGTGGAGGACTTCCCGTCCGACTTCTTCGCGCTGCCTCCTTCGAAGGAGAAGGACCAGGGCGAGATTCGCGCCGCGCTCTCCACCATGGAGGAGTTCCTCCGCCAGTACCCGGATTCGCAGTACGTCCCCGAGGCCAAGCGGCACGCGGACGACGCGCGCAAGCGCCTGGCCGAGCACGAGCTGTACGTGGCCCGCTTCTACACGAAGCGCGAGCGCTGGAAGGCCGTGGCCCAGCGCCTGGAGTCGCTGCTCACGAAGTACCCCGGCACGCAGTACGAGGAGGAGGCCCTCTTCGACCTGCACGAGGCCTACGTGAAGCTCAACGACCCCAAGCGCGCCGAAGAGACGCTGCGCCAGGTGCTGCGCCGCCTGCCGGGGACGCCCGCCGCCCAGAAGGCCCAGCGCATGCTGGGCACGTGA
- a CDS encoding regulatory protein RecX, whose product MLPEEEGPEAVQRATDVGLKLLGIRARTRQELLQALEKRGFAPSVREAALARLEGWGYLDDTRFAQERAASLLRSGKGPASVLQKLQTHGLSEDAAQGALESATGAVDFDATAAARAVLEKRGLMARPLDEKTWARAARLLSGRGFSEDVIQQLLGEPSLDPSGPDE is encoded by the coding sequence ATGCTCCCGGAGGAAGAAGGCCCCGAGGCCGTCCAGCGCGCCACGGATGTGGGGCTCAAGCTCCTGGGCATCCGCGCCCGCACGCGCCAGGAACTGCTCCAGGCCCTGGAGAAGAGGGGCTTCGCCCCCTCTGTCCGCGAGGCCGCGCTCGCCCGCCTCGAGGGCTGGGGCTACCTGGACGACACCCGCTTCGCCCAGGAGCGCGCCGCCTCCCTCCTGCGCTCGGGCAAGGGCCCCGCCTCCGTCCTCCAGAAGCTGCAGACCCACGGCCTGTCCGAGGACGCGGCCCAGGGCGCGCTGGAGTCCGCCACGGGCGCGGTGGACTTCGACGCCACGGCCGCCGCGCGCGCCGTCCTGGAGAAGCGGGGGCTGATGGCCCGGCCGCTCGACGAGAAGACGTGGGCCCGCGCCGCGCGGCTGTTGTCCGGGCGGGGATTCTCCGAGGACGTCATCCAGCAACTGCTCGGCGAACCTTCACTGGACCCCTCGGGGCCGGACGAATAG